In a single window of the Ancylobacter polymorphus genome:
- a CDS encoding helix-turn-helix domain-containing protein, producing the protein MEIREVFARNLKALRLAKGLSQEELAHLADIDRTYISSLERCVYNASIDVVQRLASVLGVEASDLLLREPTDRIETDLEDGK; encoded by the coding sequence ATGGAGATCCGAGAGGTGTTCGCGCGCAATCTGAAGGCCTTGCGGCTGGCCAAGGGGCTGTCGCAGGAGGAGCTTGCGCACCTCGCGGACATTGATCGCACCTATATCAGCTCGCTCGAGCGGTGCGTTTACAACGCCAGCATCGATGTGGTGCAGCGGCTCGCCTCGGTTCTCGGCGTCGAGGCCTCCGACCTGCTCCTGCGCGAGCCGACAGACAGGATCGAGACCGATCTCGAGGACGGCAAGTAG
- a CDS encoding DNA -binding domain-containing protein: MDVAKAFDDKAPSGQELTAYDRTHIKLYMRLLDATTEGADWQEVVVVLFGIDPAQEPARARAVHDSHLERARWLAQTGYRDLLPHRVN, from the coding sequence ATGGACGTGGCCAAGGCGTTTGATGATAAGGCGCCGTCCGGTCAGGAACTGACCGCCTATGACCGCACCCATATCAAGCTCTATATGCGCCTCCTCGACGCGACCACTGAGGGAGCCGACTGGCAGGAAGTGGTGGTCGTTCTGTTCGGGATTGATCCGGCGCAGGAGCCTGCCCGCGCCCGCGCGGTGCATGACAGCCATCTGGAGCGCGCCCGCTGGCTCGCCCAGACAGGCTATCGCGATCTGCTCCCACATCGCGTGAACTGA
- a CDS encoding transcriptional regulator domain-containing protein, translated as MKPDTSRWRDRRTYDYFDDLSVEGLAWECLRRDPSYQQAYRGLMETGNTAASLPAEAEHLWGLRCPRETLAPRDLSAGPLVPTDQPGRHRPHRVSPPSAEHRHGASRCACRNT; from the coding sequence ATGAAGCCCGATACGTCGCGCTGGCGAGACCGTCGGACCTACGACTATTTCGATGATCTCTCGGTAGAGGGATTGGCCTGGGAGTGCCTGAGGCGGGATCCATCCTACCAGCAGGCCTATCGCGGCCTCATGGAGACCGGCAACACGGCGGCGTCTCTCCCAGCCGAGGCCGAGCATCTCTGGGGGTTACGATGTCCCCGCGAAACCCTCGCTCCCCGCGACCTGTCAGCCGGTCCACTGGTCCCCACGGATCAACCCGGCCGTCACCGTCCTCACCGAGTTTCCCCACCATCTGCGGAGCACCGGCACGGCGCCTCGCGCTGTGCCTGCCGAAACACCTGA
- a CDS encoding DUF2285 domain-containing protein gives MPAETPDHAAPPHLLLSGIEPGASIAALIPFDDDLPGRIEALNRLWHAHRGKPVPPDTRMTRQQRGRLRLMLQACDGRNRGASYRAIAEALFGIERVAADPWKTSPLRDRVIGLVEGGTGLIAGGYLRLFRHRRRA, from the coding sequence GTGCCTGCCGAAACACCTGACCATGCGGCGCCGCCGCACCTTCTGCTTTCCGGCATAGAACCGGGCGCATCGATCGCCGCCCTGATCCCCTTTGACGACGACCTGCCCGGCCGCATCGAGGCGCTGAACCGCCTCTGGCATGCGCACCGTGGGAAGCCCGTGCCACCCGACACCCGCATGACCCGCCAGCAGCGCGGACGCCTGCGGCTGATGCTTCAAGCCTGCGACGGACGAAACCGGGGCGCGAGCTACCGCGCAATCGCTGAGGCCCTGTTCGGCATCGAGCGTGTCGCGGCCGATCCCTGGAAGACGTCTCCCCTGCGCGACCGCGTCATTGGCCTCGTGGAAGGCGGCACCGGCCTGATCGCCGGCGGCTATCTGCGGCTGTTCCGTCATCGCCGCCGGGCGTGA
- a CDS encoding helix-turn-helix transcriptional regulator, giving the protein MRPDLATLPPRYLRTKEAAEFLSLSARTLEKHRTYGTGPAYRKLGGRVVYSIDDLQAWTERGAVTSTSDPRGTVLPAKRHALAAGSFAGRAAR; this is encoded by the coding sequence ATGCGACCCGATCTCGCCACCCTCCCGCCGCGCTATCTGCGCACCAAGGAAGCCGCCGAGTTTCTCAGTCTGTCGGCCCGCACGCTGGAAAAGCACCGCACCTATGGCACCGGTCCCGCCTATCGCAAGCTCGGCGGGCGTGTCGTCTATTCCATCGACGACCTGCAGGCCTGGACCGAGCGCGGCGCGGTCACCTCGACATCCGATCCGCGCGGCACCGTCCTGCCGGCCAAGCGCCATGCGCTTGCCGCCGGTTCGTTCGCCGGCCGCGCCGCACGCTGA
- a CDS encoding replication initiator protein A, which produces MAARHHSLSERGQLDLFRALPGDFAPRDAQDLMAYPFFSLSKTPRVAPIDFRTGSIAIRVEAVPDHGMATIWDADILIWAASQIVEARDAGLRTSRLMAATPYEILTFVGRGTSLRDYQRLKAALDRLQSTTVSTTIRQPAEGRRHRFSWINEWQERTDRNGQPDGVDLILPDWFYRAVLDDALVLTIDRAYFGLTGGLERWLYRLVRKHGGHQDHGWSFDVAHLHAKSGSLSPLKHFAYDLRAIVGRQALPGYRLGMRRQTDGADLLSFAEIDATRLALPTRRRLAAIRSGDKL; this is translated from the coding sequence ATGGCGGCGCGGCATCACAGCCTCTCGGAGCGCGGACAGCTGGATCTGTTCCGCGCCCTGCCAGGCGACTTCGCGCCACGAGATGCGCAGGATCTCATGGCCTATCCCTTCTTCTCCCTCTCCAAGACGCCGCGCGTTGCACCGATCGATTTCCGGACCGGCAGCATCGCCATCCGGGTCGAGGCCGTGCCTGACCACGGCATGGCGACGATCTGGGACGCCGATATTCTCATCTGGGCGGCAAGCCAGATCGTCGAGGCGCGCGACGCGGGGCTGCGCACCTCGCGCCTCATGGCGGCGACGCCTTATGAGATCCTCACCTTTGTCGGGCGCGGCACCTCCCTGCGGGATTATCAGCGCCTTAAGGCCGCGCTCGACCGCCTCCAGTCGACGACCGTGTCGACCACGATCCGTCAACCAGCCGAAGGACGCCGGCACCGCTTCTCCTGGATCAATGAATGGCAGGAACGGACCGACCGCAACGGCCAGCCCGACGGCGTCGACCTCATCCTGCCAGACTGGTTCTACCGTGCCGTACTCGACGATGCGCTCGTGCTCACCATCGACCGCGCCTATTTCGGGCTGACGGGCGGACTGGAGCGCTGGCTCTACCGTCTGGTGCGCAAGCATGGCGGGCACCAGGACCACGGCTGGAGCTTCGACGTCGCTCACCTCCACGCCAAATCCGGTAGCCTCTCGCCCCTCAAGCACTTCGCCTATGACCTGCGCGCGATCGTCGGCCGCCAGGCGCTGCCCGGCTACCGGCTCGGCATGCGCCGCCAGACGGACGGTGCCGACCTCCTGTCCTTCGCCGAGATCGACGCTACACGCCTTGCCCTGCCAACCCGCCGCCGTCTCGCGGCCATCCGATCTGGGGACAAGCTGTGA
- the parA gene encoding ParA family partition ATPase has translation MIVALLNQKGGVGKTTLALHLAGQWARQGQQITLIDADPQGSSLDWSEQRSREGLPRLFGVVGLARDTLHREAPELARGADHIVIDGPPRVAGLIRSALLAADLVLIPVQPSPFDGWASAEMLALIREARIYRPEMVVRFVLNRCGARTVLARETARTLADHDPPVLASAIGQRIAFAAAAQSGRLVFERDDAGPATREIAALSAEINGLDLGRQAR, from the coding sequence ATGATCGTCGCGCTCCTCAACCAGAAGGGCGGGGTCGGCAAGACGACACTTGCGCTGCATCTCGCCGGGCAATGGGCCCGGCAAGGACAGCAGATCACGCTGATCGATGCCGATCCGCAGGGCTCCAGCCTCGACTGGTCGGAGCAGCGCAGCCGCGAGGGCCTGCCGCGGCTGTTCGGTGTCGTCGGCCTCGCCCGCGACACCCTGCACCGGGAGGCGCCGGAGCTCGCGCGCGGCGCCGATCACATCGTCATCGATGGACCGCCCCGCGTTGCCGGGCTGATACGCTCGGCGTTGCTCGCCGCCGATCTGGTGCTGATCCCGGTTCAGCCCTCGCCCTTTGACGGCTGGGCGTCGGCCGAGATGCTGGCGCTGATCCGCGAGGCGCGGATCTACCGCCCGGAGATGGTGGTCCGGTTCGTCCTGAACCGCTGCGGCGCGCGTACCGTTCTCGCGCGCGAGACCGCGCGGACGCTGGCTGACCATGATCCTCCGGTGCTCGCCAGCGCCATCGGCCAGCGCATCGCCTTTGCGGCGGCGGCGCAGTCCGGGCGTCTTGTCTTCGAACGCGACGATGCCGGGCCAGCCACGCGCGAGATCGCCGCGCTTTCCGCCGAGATCAATGGTCTCGACCTCGGGAGGCAAGCGCGATGA
- a CDS encoding ribbon-helix-helix protein, which translates to MSERPIRRDFASRPADPEHWIKAADVSTERRPSAAFTARLTIDVTPDLRGRIKVAAFRRGVTVAEMLRALLAREFPPTSGDLP; encoded by the coding sequence ATGAGCGAACGCCCGATCCGCCGCGACTTCGCCTCTCGGCCTGCTGATCCCGAGCACTGGATCAAGGCGGCCGATGTCTCAACCGAACGCCGGCCCAGCGCCGCGTTCACCGCGCGCCTCACCATCGATGTCACGCCCGACCTGCGCGGGCGGATCAAGGTCGCCGCCTTCCGGCGCGGCGTCACCGTCGCCGAGATGCTGCGCGCCCTCCTCGCCCGTGAATTCCCTCCCACATCAGGAGATCTGCCATGA
- a CDS encoding DUF2840 domain-containing protein — MSAAFAPRAASTASASSPPSDTLTHVELTHIEKRIENWIRFGHHAHEQLLDRRRRILSFPPGSIFAFVRWASNDFGTVASRLDIVRCVAPGEGYQTLPFVRPGGEILLRVDGWPKVEKILQHIDAIEATGIDAATVAPDHWGHVAHRISVGFEPRAYTIERHQAWLKRRECGQ; from the coding sequence ATGAGCGCGGCGTTTGCTCCCCGTGCGGCCAGCACGGCATCCGCGTCCAGTCCCCCATCCGATACCCTGACCCATGTCGAACTGACCCATATCGAGAAGCGCATCGAGAATTGGATTCGCTTCGGCCATCACGCACATGAGCAGCTTCTGGATCGCCGCCGGCGCATCCTCTCTTTCCCTCCCGGCAGCATCTTCGCCTTTGTCCGATGGGCGTCGAACGACTTCGGCACCGTGGCCTCCCGCCTCGATATCGTGCGCTGCGTGGCGCCGGGCGAAGGCTACCAGACGCTGCCCTTCGTGCGTCCCGGCGGCGAGATCCTGCTGCGGGTGGATGGCTGGCCGAAGGTCGAGAAAATTCTGCAGCACATCGACGCCATCGAGGCGACCGGCATCGATGCGGCCACCGTCGCGCCCGATCACTGGGGCCATGTTGCGCACCGCATCAGTGTCGGATTCGAGCCGCGCGCCTACACGATAGAGCGCCATCAGGCGTGGCTGAAGCGGCGGGAGTGCGGACAATGA
- a CDS encoding S26 family signal peptidase: MSRAAYVLITTVASVGVAVAAMVPTPLKLIWNVSASVPIGLYSLEPADALEITDLVAVMPPPPLAAFLIARGYIGESTPLLKRVMGLPGQVVCRLSDAITVDGVPLGDALPRDRMGRDLPVWLGCRRIAPGHLFLMNPDVSDSLDGRYFGPIPSTTVIGRAMPLLTDEAGDGDFIWRAAVR, from the coding sequence ATGAGCCGCGCCGCCTATGTGCTGATAACGACCGTCGCCAGCGTCGGTGTGGCCGTCGCCGCTATGGTGCCGACGCCGCTCAAGCTGATCTGGAATGTCTCGGCGAGCGTCCCTATCGGGCTCTATTCTCTCGAGCCGGCCGATGCCCTCGAGATCACCGATCTGGTCGCGGTAATGCCGCCACCGCCGCTCGCCGCGTTCCTCATCGCACGTGGCTATATCGGCGAAAGCACACCACTGCTGAAGCGCGTGATGGGGCTTCCGGGGCAGGTTGTCTGCCGCCTCAGCGACGCCATCACCGTCGATGGCGTGCCGCTGGGCGACGCGCTGCCGCGCGACCGCATGGGGCGCGATTTGCCAGTCTGGCTGGGCTGCCGGCGTATCGCTCCTGGTCATCTGTTCCTGATGAACCCGGACGTCAGCGACAGTCTCGACGGACGGTATTTCGGGCCGATCCCGTCTACAACCGTCATCGGCCGAGCAATGCCCCTCCTCACGGATGAGGCCGGCGACGGCGACTTCATCTGGCGCGCGGCGGTGCGCTGA